The sequence acacaccaGCTGACAGCGCCTTTAGTTTACGTATCTGGTTAATCGTAATCCTGGTGAATCATTTATAAAATCCACAATTACATACAATCAAGGCAATCCAAAAAGCCAACATACGTTTTATTTGGTCTTAGCAGGACTGAGCATCTGAAGCCTGACCCCTACATGAGCATCTTTTAAGCGCCTTTCAAAATTACCTCCTCTTTATTTTAGTAAAGAATTCCTAAAAGCTAATAGCACTCCCACCCTTCCAGTATCAACAAGATCTTGACGCACCATTGTGCTGGTTTCGCTGTTCTGATGAATAATTAACTGAGTATTCTGAAGCATAGAGAAACTGTCCATTCAAAAATATTAGTCTACTTTCACAGTCATCCGTCCACTTGTTGCTATAAAAACATAGCACATACCGCTAAAAAAATCGCAGACCATACCATGACGGACAGCAAGGTTTAATATCATTAGTCAAACTAATAAACACTTAAAACCTTGTGGGGATCTGATCACCGTCCATACAAAAGACGGGCCGCGTGAAAGTAATTTACGCGAGGATCTCACGGTGCTTCAATCTTTATTAGTGAGCTAGCCAAACCAACtggctatctagctagctggctaaacgAACAAAACGAAATCAGTGCAATAAGGTGAAGGCTGCgaactgttattttaaaaatgtaagagcGTCTGTCACACGTAgttattcagaaatatttctcCTTATATTCTTAACCTGTCCACTGAAACAAACTTTTCCAGGAGGTGGACAGCTATGCTGGCTAGTTAGCAGGATCTCCACGCCATTCGAGGGCACTTTACTCCACCGCTCTCAAATGCAGGctatggaaaagaaaaggatcgattaaaaaaataaaatgaaaatatacttaACTTACCAGCAAACAGAATTCCAAATAGGGAACAAAAGCGGAGTACCAGTACCGTAAAATCCATTCTTCTAACTTAATTTCCTCGCAGAAAGTCTTTCCAAACGGCACGGAGTTCAAAGTTGCAGGAGCCCCCGAACTGCTCTCCACTCCGTTAGCATCCAGATTCCGCTCCCTTCGCTCTCAGCAGGTGGATAGGAGTCCGAACACGTGATTTCCGGATGAAGGTAACCCATTGTGTCTTCAGAAGGTGGTACTGAAGAGCCCCCTGCCGGTCATCTTGTGTACAACACAGACGCAATTAAATCCCGTGGCTGATTCCATGGTCGGAACGCAGTGGGATTGGTACCTCGAGTTCAGGGGGTCTTTTTTTGGACACTGTGAGTGGACATGTTTTCGAATGGACTTTTTTTTAGACATCAAAATCTTGCGCATGAAACCGTACCGTAAGACCGTAATACTCAAAATTGCAAATTAAAGAATTAAGCTCATTGTGGTTAGTTATATTGATTGGTCTCGTTTTGCCCAAAACCCACATCCAATCAAACGCATTCCTCTAAATAAATTACTTAAATTAAAAGGGCACcaagtaatacaaataaaaactggaatttaaatatttatttataaatatttatagtaTTCATGTGTATTTTCCATGCAAATGTAGTACTTCTGTCGCTGTAAGAAATGAGCATGTTAACATTAAACGGTAAATCCCTGGCAATAAGCTATACATTCCACATGTCCTCATCATTAGCATTTTTACACATAACAGCAATTTTTTATTTACCCCTGTTGGaaccattttcagtttcatttttagcaTCCCTTGTGATGTATAAAGGCATAGATACTCATAATTATAGGCCTATACATGGTGATATATAGTCTATGTTGCATATTATGTATAGCAtttaagaaaattattttatgtttatttgataCATTACTGTTCTGTCCCAGGTTATTACTGTTCTTCTGCTGTCTAAACATAAAGTGCCTTGATAGAGCATTAGGCCACCACCAGAACAGCTCCAATGCACCTTGGCATAGAGTCTAAGTGTCTGGAACTGTATTGGAAAGATGAGACACCATTCCTCCAGAAGAAATTCCATCATAGGATGTTTTCATTGATGGTGGTGTAAAACTCGTACTCTGTGGATGGGGACACTGTCATCCTGGAAAACGCCTGGCTTTACTGCAGGATCACCTTAGAATGGaggtgatcactcagaatgTTTTGGTATCCATTGGCATTTACCCCTGCCACCAAAGGGTCAAGTAGAACAAAACCATGCCAGGAGAATGCATCCAACACCATAACAGAGCCCTCCACCATGGGAAACATGTGCTCGGACATGTGTTTCTTTTGGCTTGCAGCACACAAGCAGTCATCTGCTTGTTAAGAACAGGGTACGGTATGACTCATCTGACAATACCACTTTTTCCCCTGCTCAGGAGACCACTGCCTTTGCTCTTTTAACTACTTTCCCTGCTAAAGTTCATTTTCAGGtgtgaaatgcactgcagcTCAACCAGTCTCCCTCTCAGTGAAGTTTTTGACACACTGTTCTTGATAAAACTGCAGCTTCACACCCTAGACTTATATTTGCAGTCagctacagtaccagtcaaaagtttggacgcacCTGGTTAAGATGAgagacatgcattcaaagacattttgatctaaagacctATGTTagaatgcttgaaatttgtttcttagacaaatataaatagtgaagttgatgcctatgcatgaaattctttccaaaaaatctttttttgctattttgaagaatctaaaatacaagttttgatttgtttacactcttttggtcactgcataattccatttgcgGAATTTTATAGCTTTGGATGctctattattctaaaatgtggaaaatagtaaaaacataGAAAAGTGTGTCCCAActtttgactgctactgtaATTCAGAGTTGTTCTGGTTTTGCCTTGTACCTCAGACCAATGCAAATATCACTGCTGAGGAGTATGCACTTTTAACTACAGCTGACATCTTTCCCTCAGACTTCCATGCCAACATCACTCTAACCCCTCTCCTTCATGAAACATCATTACGTTGACCAGCTTTTGTCATTGAAGCTAAATGTGCCCTTAAAATCACCCCTCTCCCAAAGTCACCTTCATCTCTTCTTTTAACCACGGGAGCCAAAATAACAGGAAACTGGGCCCTGCAGATTAATTAACTCAGAAACCAAACCTGTGTGGAAGCACTTGCTTTCAACACTTACTCtagtttcctttattttggcagttctTGTATCTCAACACCAAAAACAagtcaaacacactgcaggtaaTTTGTCAGATAAGAAAacttttaatgtatttcataatttaagtAGTTAGCACAATACTATagtgtgaataaatataaaacatttggtCATTTAGACAAAACTGATGGACAGTGTCAAACATCATAGAATAACAGTGATCccattaaatataaatacagtacatacttcCATATCTAAAAACTTCTATTATATTCAAGGTTTTCTAATTCTATATATGAGCAGATACCTTACACATAATTTCTATCACAAATTATCTAAAGTGCAGAGAGtcaacatctttaaaaaaaaaatcaatacaaattcAAAAGCAAAGATTTACTACAAAAATACTTTGAAAGTTTGGTCAGAGTAATCTTAGTACAAGTTCTTTTCCAAAAGTTACTGCTTCACTATAGTGTTTCCTAACAGTGTGCCAGGTTGGGAGTGCTGCCCCAGTAGCCCTGCCCGCTTCGGGGCCTTGCTGGGGACCAACCGTTCTGCCTGAAGGGATGGTTGGGCCTGCTGTTTGGACGGAAGCCATAGTGAGGGTGGGGAGGGCCTTGCACTTTGCTCAACCCACACTTCTTCTTCGGCATTGGGTGCCACACGGGAACAGGCGGGTAAAAGACCTCAGGCACTACCTGAGCGAAAACACATTACCAACACAGAGAGGGTGAACAATGTTCAAATTACATAATGTTaaagcatttgtatttgtgtgtataacGTACTTGTGCATACATAATCACTGAACATTGGCTTTTGAGAACCCTTCATGTTTCAGCTGCCGTACCTGGTAACGCGGGCGAAAGTGGGGGAAAGGAGGGGTCACACGAGCTTCCCTAGTGCTGCTCTCTTCATCAGATGAAGAACCGGAGTGATAGTCCGAGGTCACCTTCTCCACCGCACTCGTTACCTTCTTGGTGACATCCTCTTTGTCATCTTCACCGTCTCCTGAAAAGCTCGCCACTGTAAAGGCAAGGTTCTTCTCTCCGTACCTAAGACAGAAGTGGAAACCTGTGTTAAAGGGACCCTGAAACTCcacagctgagaacagagggAATCCTCCTGCTGGTCGAAAATTAGGATGTCCTCAGCAAAACACAAACGCCCTGCCCAGAACAGTGACCCTCCAATGGCTGTGTGCTCAATATAATTAAACACAGGTATTTTCAACTCTGATCACGTTTTCCCCCAATAAATACCATGACAACAATACTCTCCAATCTACCTCTTTCcttaataaaggaaaaaaaggttggGGGCTTACAACTATTTGAAACATAGCCATGACTGGCCCATGAAACACACTCAAATGTTAAACAGAATACCCTGTTTTGTTATCAACAcaaagttattatttttttaattttctgaagAGAGAGCATCCATGACTCAAGATACTTTTCCCTGTACTTGACATTGCAATGCTGTAGCAGTTCCTGTCACGCATTTGCAACCAAATTGGGTACAATGTATTCCTGTTGTTAAAATTAATCTTGTAATGAGTAACCTGCGCTCACACAGCCTTAGGCAATAGTGTACTGAGTCCCAGCTCTCTCAAGCGAATTCTGCTGACCCCTGACAATACAGTAATTAaagcagcagtgtttttcatAACTCATGAAATGCATCCAAATAATTAAGCATGACTTATTTGATTAAATTCATGTTGGAAACTGGTTCAATTTTCCAAACCCCCACACTTTAACACCTTTCCCCGAAGAAACTGGTGACAGAGAATATACAGCGGTAAAAATAACGCACCCTGTCACCCACTTCACTGGTGTGACGAACTTGCCCGTGTTGGCTACTCAGCACTTTACTAAAATTGCATCGGCAAGCTAGCCAACTAAACTGTACTGAAAGGCGTAATTACTTAGGTTATATTAAACAAGTAACCATGCATTTGAgtagcagtatagcatagtcgttaagaagcaggactcgtaactgaaaggttgccagtgaAATTCAacatgggggcactgctgctgcacccttgggctaggtacttaacccacaattgcctcagtaaaaatatacacttgtataaatggataacattgtgtaaaaaaaaaaaaaaaaagcaattgatgtaagttgctctggataagagcatctgctaaattccaataatgtaaggtaatgtaaaaGTAACCGATAATGACACTAGGCTGTAGTGTTTTCTGCTAATTAGTGAGCTAAACCAAACTGATGTGGGATTTAGTGTTGCATAGATTATCTTAATGTTAGCGCAATACATGCTGGCTGtgaaacagaacacacatgATTATCTTAAGTCCATGGCAAACATTTGCAGcaaatttttttctcttttcaaagaaaaatatatctGCTCACGACAT comes from Megalops cyprinoides isolate fMegCyp1 chromosome 3, fMegCyp1.pri, whole genome shotgun sequence and encodes:
- the btg3 gene encoding protein BTG3, whose product is MKEEIAAVVFFMKRLIKKAEKLDSEKVEKFVERLTVALQEKYRGHWYPNNPSKGQAFRCIRVNRFQREDPELLRACQESGVQYRDLGLPKELTLWVDPGEVCCRYGEKNLAFTVASFSGDGEDDKEDVTKKVTSAVEKVTSDYHSGSSSDEESSTREARVTPPFPHFRPRYQVVPEVFYPPVPVWHPMPKKKCGLSKVQGPPHPHYGFRPNSRPNHPFRQNGWSPARPRSGQGYWGSTPNLAHC